The following nucleotide sequence is from Natronomonas pharaonis DSM 2160.
GGTCGTGTCGCAAAGCGGTCTAGAGTTCAGTAGCAACTGACTCCCGTGAGGAACGGGACGCCTCTGGTGTCCATCCCAAGAGGTGTCCCATGCACGCCACAATCGACGTGCGGTTGACCGTTAGCATCGACGACCACAAAACGATACCGCTGGCCACGCTTGCCGAGTCCATTACCGACCAAAACATCGAATCGGTCCTTCTCGAAGGACTCGTCGAAAGCCTCGACGCGGCCCGCGTCGAGGCGCTCTGTGGCGAAAAACACACCCACGGCAACGGCGAAAACCGGTTCCAACGAGCCGGCACTGATACTCGCACAGCCGTCACAACCGCCGGTGAACACGAGCTCGATCTTCATTACGTCAAAGACACAGCTGCTGATCACGACGAATCCAGTTACTTCCGGCCCGTCGAAGACGTTCTCGGCTTCGACGGCCAAAATCGCTATCAACAGGACATTGCCGCCAAAAGCGTCGATCTCGCTACCTCACTCAGTTATCGTGATGCGGCAGATCACGGCGACGGCATCTTCGAGAGGATGCCGTCGCCGACCACCATCAACCGTCGCACCAAAGAATACGGCACCAAGCTCAAGCAGTTTCTTCCCGACTGTGTCGCTGACACCGACGCTGACGCCGTTATTCCTGACGGCACACAGTGTCACAGCCAAGACGAAGACCGCTCGTACCACTCTGTCCAAGCCACGCTTGGCGAAAACACCGCCGAGGAGTCACGCTCTCTGCTCGATCTCTCGGTCAACGCTGACTGGGACGAGACAGCCGCCGAACTCGAAGACATCGGCGCAGTCACTGACGACGCGACGGTCGTCAGTGACGGCGATAGCGGCATTGTCACAGCCTTTACGGACGAACACAGCGATCACCAACTCGATCTCGTCCACGTTGGCCGAACGCTTGACTACAACCTCTGGGACGACGGTGTCTTTTCGTTGGATCGGCGTAACCAGATCGTTTCAGAAGTAATCGAAGATGTGTTCCATCTGAAGAACTCGGTCATCAAGCACCGGCCAGAAGAGGAGTTCGCGGCGATCCGCGAGCGGATCACGCGAACGACCGAGCGTATCGAGAAGACAGCGTGGCAGCTGAATCAGTACGGGTCGGAGAAGGCGGCGAGGTATCTTCGGCGGTGGCTGCCGTCGATAGTGAGATTTGCCAAGCAGGCCATCGAGGGGTTCGAGGTGCCATGGACCTCGAACCCCGTCGAACGACTGATGGGCGAAGTCAGCAAGCGGTGCAAGAACCAGTGGATGCGCTGGACAAAGGAAGGATTAGAGGCGATCCTCCAGCTTCGGCTGGTGAAGTACGCTGATCCATCATACTACCAGTGGTTCCTCGACGAACTGCTCCAGCGACCGACCAAAACAGCAATGAGTTGTGACCTCTCAATTGAGAGCACCAGAGGCAAACTCTAGACCGCTTTGTGACACGACCGACTTTTTTGCTCTGTGGTGGCCCCCACGGGCGTTTCAGGGTCATCTTCAGCCGACTGCATCTCGTAATCTTCGACGAATTCCTGTAGCGAAGTTAGAACGGAGTGATAATCCTCATCTTCGCTAGCTTCAATTTCAACGTCAATCGGACCATCTTGAAACGAGATATGGATATCCATATCTCGTCGTGCTAGCCGAACCCACATGAAATCTCGCATCGATGCCATGATCTTGTAAAGGAGCAGCTGATCACTCTTGAAGCGGAAGAACAGAGCCGGTGATTAAGCCGCTCAGAGTTCAAATCAGCCGAGTGAGAGTTGTTTAAGCGCCTCACCGACCCGATGCCCTGGAATCATATACTCACCGCTGGCATTGCCGGCCTGAATGAATCCAAAATCACGGATGATTTGTCTCACTCGCTCATCTGAGACATCAGTCTCTTCACTTAAATCGGGCACAGATGCCCCGGCATTCTCAACGTAGCTAATGTCTACAGCAGCACGGTGCCCAAGCAGAAGTACAATCACTTGACCGGTAGTGGAGAGTTCTTCGTAGTCTGATCCAGTAATCGGATGAACCGTTCCCTCTGTAATCTGTACTACGCCCGAGAGCTGATCAGCCAGTGCCTGTCGGTCAAACTCATCGGGAGACTGTGCTAGATCTTCAAGTGGATTTTTATCATCGGCCGGTTCTGATATCTCGTCAATGAGGCCCGCTATTTCTCCCATGTTATCAGTACCGTTGCCGTAAACACGCAAAATTTCGGCTAACATCCATGAGCACATCGCTATCCCAGCCTGTGTATCAGCCCGATTAACAGGCACTTTGAGATTAACGTGGACAGAGTCTCTGTTGTTCCGGATATCATACGCAGCTCGGATTACCCTTGGAATCTGTAGGCGGACACTGTCGGGCTCGTCATTACCAATACCGTTGCTCAAGCACTTATTTACGAAATAGTCTACATTGGGACGCTTCTGTACCTCTTCGCCCATTTGGTCAAGTAGTATGTTGACCATATTCTCACAGAAATTCCCGATATGCGTCCCTGCTTCGGCGAACTCTCCTTCACTAAACCGGTTGCTCATCGACTCGTAATGGTCCAACAAACGTTCAAGAGATTCTTTATGAAGCCCGCCGGCCAGCAACTCCTCACGTACGCGCTCAACGCTCATCGTCGAGAGGTACCCCCAGCTAACATATTATGAAAACAATAATTCTATAACATAATAGCCTTTGTTGGTCAACTTTCGGTCTGCAGCGAGTTGTTTACCAAGTCTATCCCACACGGGTATCAGCAGCCTTGAGCAGGCTCGGCGTATCTTAACCAACTTCTGGCAGGTGTTCTCGTCTGTTGGTTAAAACTGTTTGTCTGAATCGACTCTGCGTAACAAAATACAGTATCACTTGCGAAGAGCCTCAACGAGCGACGTGCTGGTAGGCAAAAGCGACGAAGGCAACCTCGCCACAGCAATCTAAGACCACCCTCTTCAACCAGCGACACTACCGAACAACAGCCACGGGATAGCCGCCCTGCGGGTCAACCTCCCGAAGACCAAAGCCGTGCTCGGCAACGACCGCCAACACCACGGCTGGAACCCCCTCGTACGCCTCAGCCACCACAACTTCCGTCCGAAAACTCGGCTCGGCCTCAGCCGTCCGCGCGCCCTCATATCCTAGAGGTGTTTGCCCTCTCGCATGATTTCTATCCAACCGTTGCGAAGTTTTCGGCCGGTGGTCGTGACGTCCTCGAACGATGGAATCGCGATACCAACTAAAATCATCCTCGGTGCCGTTGTCATGCCCATGGAATCAGGGGATTCGTTCCGGGTCGTCATCAAGAAATCCGCTCTTGAGGCGAACGATGCGGCCCGGCGACTTTGTGACAAAGAAGGCGATTGCGTCGCATTTGACTCCGAAAAAGAGGCTGAAGAAATGGCTGCAGAATTAACTCGAGACGCGACAGGAGAGATCAAAATTCAGCAGGCAGCACCCAACGATCCGGCCGATGTCGACGCCTATCTCGTCCACTTTCCAAAACAGCGGAAGCGGACACCTGATGGGTCGCTGCAAAAGGGCTGGACGTTCGACACCACTGCCAACCAGTATGGGGCTATCGGAGAGACTCTCATCACAGCACCCGGAACACCGGCTGTCAAACACTTCGTCAAACAGGATTTAGGACCGTTACCCTCCGACGAAGTGGGAAGCCGAATCCGTACAGAGGTCAAAACCGACAAAGAGGAGTTCGACTGGGAGACGCTCCGTTCGGCGGTTGCGAACGACTGGATTAATTGGACGCCGGATTGTGAGATTCGAGTTTTGATCGGCTACCCCCCTGCACAGGTCCATCAGTACTTTTGCGAAATAAAATCGGGAGATGCATCGTTCGAGCGCAACCAGCAGGGGGCCATGGACGCAGCCTCGAAGAACGTGGATGTATTGAAAATTCGAGTCACACTCGAGGGGCTCCCCAATGAGTATTCAGTGAAATTCCGTCGAGTTGGTGATTCATCTCCGGATGTCAACTGGGAGAATCTTCTCGAGCGTGTCACCCCGTTCTGCCGCGACCAAACCGACCTGTCGGATTTTTACTAACGGACCCAGGCTATGTAGCACGGAATCACCGACGAAGGCGAAGCCTATCTCTATGAAAAACTCGATGCGAACGAGTTTGAATCACGGTGAATATCGTGAACGCGCCCTGATGTGTGTTGTTCACAATATCAAACAGTCTCTGACCCCGTGAAATCAAGCTACGTCTGGCGATTCACCACGACCATCTTTTTTGAGTGTTCGGGCCCGACCTGCAGGTCGCACTCGTGTCTCCTCGACAGCCGTCCGCAAGACGCGTTAAATACCCACGACATCCGCCCGCAGAGCGGGCCCCTCGGCGCTGTCCCACGAGACGATCATGGGCAAGCCAGAGGGGGCACGGAAGCAACAGCAGACGACGACGTGGTACGTCCACGCCGACCTTCACGCCGATGACCGCATTCTAGAGCATCTCGCTGACGCCGGCCCCGATACCCCAAGGAAATGGCGGACAGCGACCGGGTCCGATTCTCTCGCCAACACATCAATGCCCGCTGCAAGGCGCTGGTCGCATACGGACTCCTCGTCCACCTCGGCAACGGCGTCTACGACATCACACGAGAGGGTGAGCAGTACCTTGCTGGTAAACTCGACGCTCGTGACCTGGAGTCCGAATGAAGCTACTCCTCTAGAAGCGCCACTAGCCGGGCGACGTATGGGCTGTTTTCCCAACTGCGATGCGGGCTGATCGTCGTGATCAGCGTTCGCGCCGCTTCGGGGCTCAGATGTCCGTTCCGAGCGTAGTCGACGATGAGCTGCGGCGTCGGGACGATCCGTGGCCCCTGGAGTACGGCGTGGATGAGTGGGAAGTTCGTCCCACCGAACTCGTCGGTGAGAAACCCATCGACGTCGAGCGCGTTCGCGAGGACGATGCCGTCGGTTTCACCGTCGTCGAGCCCGAACGTCGGCCGCGAGTCTGGTGTGTCCTCGCGCTCGTACGGGTCCGTGACCGTGTAGTAGCTGCGGGCTGCGAGGACGTTACTCGCGGCTGCCCCGTGGATATCTTGATACTGCGTGATGTCACGGAGCTCTGAAACGACTTCCGACGGCACGAACACGTCACACGACGTGAGCAGATACTGAAACGGGTCGGGGGCATCGGTACCGACAGTTGCATCCGCACGAGGTACGGCGAGACTGACGAGCGCACTAGTGTCGGCGACGACCGTTCGCAGTCGCCGGCCGCTCATTGCTCGTCGTCGGCTGTGGTCTCGACCGCCGTCGCGTCGCCATCGTAGACGTCCACGTCGTCGGGGGCAGCGAGATCGAGTGGTTCATCCTCGAGATCCGCTTTGAGAAGCCGGAGGCGTTGGGCGGTCTCGGCGCCGACCAACTGCTTGACCGTCTCGAACGCAAGCTGGTCGTCGTAGTACTTCGTCGCGACCAACTCCTGAAATGTCTCGCTGTCGGCCGTATTTTCGATGTACTCACGAATCGCCTCGACAAGCAGATCCGTCCGATCCTTATCGAAGAGCTCCGCGATCGCATCCAGCCGGTCGACGAGATACTCCGGCGACTGGAAATGAACCCGCCGTGGATCGTCGCTTGCGCTCATTCTATGTGCATATTCTGCACATAGAGTGATAACCGTTTCGGCGTATGCACAGAGCTTGCACATCGGTCCTCTGACGGAACCGTCCCGCCAGTCTCAGTCGGAGTCCTGTGCGTTCAGCTCCTTGAGGAACCAGCTGGCTGCCGTCCCGATCCGAACGCCATCGACGTTGCGCATCTCAAGGCCGTTCGTGGCGGTCCGAAACGGCTCGTCGTCGACGAGGATACGGTGGATGACTGTGCGGACGGGATCGGTCCCGTAGGTATCAATAACGGTCGCCATCGTCCTGTCGAAATGCGCATCCTCGTGATCGGTTCGTGGGGCTTGGGCCCGGTGGATCACGAGGTCGACCACATCGTCGACCGATGCGTGGTCGGGATCTCCGGTTTGCTCACGAACGTCATAGGAAGGCTCTGTATCCGGCATTACGAGTCACTCCGTGGCGTCGTCCGTATCGGTTGTCGCCGCGTTCCAGGTCCTCGAACGCCGTCACTGTACGCGATCCATCTCGTCGGTCTGGAGGTTCTCGAGACGCTCCTCACCGTACTGGTCATCCGCCCTCTCGTGGTGGCGGTGGAGCCGGTAGGCAGATTGGAGCCGTTCCGTGTCGTCCGTGATCGCCCAGTACGGGCGCTTGTGCCGGACAAGGCCGCGGTCCTTCAGGCGTGAGAGAATCGCACTGACAGCGTCCGTCTCCAGCTCAAGTCGCTCGGCGATCGTCGCCGCCTTCCATGCCCGGTCGTCATGCGCATCCAGAAACCGCACGATCCGCTCGGTGTCGTTCCGCTCCGCGAAGTCGTCGGCATCGGCGTTTTCAAATTCGTCGATGTCGATGGTCCCGCTCGACATAGGCGAATGTTGGGACTGTTGGGACATAGATATTTGGCTTGTTTGTTACGTGGCGGAGATAGCTTCGGGCCCCGAAGGACTGAGAATAGGTCACTCCTGCAGAACGCTACGTTTCCCCTAATTGCCGTCCACTGGTGTTGGTCTGCAGAGTGCAACTGGCCTGCCATCGAGATGGCGGCATCGCCATGACCTTTAACCAACAGCCAGTAGCGTCTGTTGGTTAAGACCACAGCCAACTCCCCCACCGTCGCAACTGCCGATGGGACGAATGGCAGCGACACCGGGGGTCAGATATACGCCTGCGGGTTGCGTGAATGAACGGGCTTGACGACGCCGTTCCTGCGTTCTTCCGTGAGCTCCGTGAACGCGACGAGAAAGTGCTGGAGCAACGCGAGGTCTACAAGCTCCAGACCGTCGACCACGGGCAGATTGTGAAGTATCTCGGCGACTGACCGGTGGAGACCGCGAAGAGCGGCCTCCAGCGGGTCGGGTCTCACTCCCGATACGGCTTCGGAAAACTGCGGCTGAAGCCCCTTGGCGAATAGTATCAAGAACCAGAGAAGTAACGACTAACAGGCCACCAATGCAACACCAGAATCAGGATGAATCGGGCGAGAAGAATACAGCGGTGCGGCTGAATAAAGAAATCGTATCACCAACGACTGGTATCACCAATCCTGGTGAGGGCGTCACGCATTGTGATAAGCTGGACAAAATCAGCCCAAGCGTCCGGAGCTTTATTATCAGCCGCCGAGCAGGTGGACGCGTATGTCGCTGCCCCCCACTGCCAGCCGGCGCCGCATGCTGGCTGCGGCTGGCACCGCCCTCGCAACCTTCTCGCTTGCCGGCTGCTCCGATGAATCTGATGATGACGACCCAGAGGAGACTGAGCCTGAAGAACCAGAGCCAGAACCAGAACCAGAGCCAGAACCAGAGCCAGAACCAGAGCCAGAACCAGAGCCGGATGATGATGGTGGAGATGACTCCGAAGACGACGATGAACCCGAGCGGTCTGACGATTCTGCGCTGCTCTCGATTATCGAGACGCTCGATGGAGACGAGCCGCTGTTCGACCCTGGCACCGAGACGCTCTCTGGCGACGGCGACTCCGTCACCGACGAGATCTCACTCGGCGGCGCGCTCTCGGTCGTCATTGCTGAATTCGACGACGAGGGGACGGAGAACTATCAGCTCCAACTTGAGGGCGAGACGGATGAACTACTCGTTAACGCACTCGAGCCCGGAACGTTCGCCGGCGCGGTTCCGACACCCAGCGGTGACTATCTGTTTGACGTCACTGCACCCGGTGGATGGGAGCTGACGGTCGGGCAACCACTCGCGCCAGGCGAAGAGATTCGGACGCTGCCGGTCAACGCTTCAGGAGCAGGGCCTGATGTCGTTGGTCCGGTCGAACTGGACGGTGGCATGACGGTCTCTGGTCAACACGAGGGTGAGGAGAACTTCCAAGTCCACATCTACAGCGAGGACAACTCCGATCCGTTCGCCGGCGAGCTGGTGTTTAACGAAATCGGCGAATATGAGGGCGAAGAGCGTGCGGACAAGTCGGGCGTCTGCTGGCTCGACGTCGAGGCCGACGGAGCCTGGCGCCTCTCGATTGACTGACATCCTCCCACGGCTAAAGCCGATTGGATTTCGCCTCGATACCGCTGTAAGCGGCGTGCGCTAGTCTTGGAGCGTCGCGACTGTGCGGCCGGTTTCTTCGGCTTCTTCGCTCCGCGACATCCCGTATGTTGCGAGAGCCTCTTCAACCGCGTCGTCCAGGCTCATCGGTCAAACAAATCTTGACCCTGCCGAAGTATAATGTCTCGCACGATTTGCGTATCTGCCTAGGTACGCTCGGTTTCACGGTAGGCAACGTCACGATCAAGGTCTTCGTACATCGGTCAAGCATCGTGAACGCCGACTGGAACTGAGCGCAGTTCTCGCGCATATACTCGAGTGTCTCTGCCCTCGGGATCACCGGGGGCCCTTCGACGTGCTCGATGTCGGGTGGCACGCATGGCTCAAAGACGATCTGCAGCGGTCCGTCCAACTCGTCTCGGCGCTGTCGTTCGATGCAGTGGGGTAGCGGTGGAACATCCAGACAAGTCGTAGCGCGTGGTTTGCGGCGGTGTGTGTCGCTCGGACCCATCCCTGAATAGGTTGGCTTCCGCTCGCTACGTGGTCGACGGCCTGGCGCTTGTGAAGTACCTCGGGGTCAAGCCCCGAGGCACTCTGCCTGCTTTCTCTGTAGACCTCCCGTTGCTCGAGGATCTTCTCCGCTCGCTCACGGAGATCGCGTCGATTCTCCTTCCACCACCACGGCACGTTCTGGTCAGCGGCCTTGGTACTCCGACCGGAACAAAGCCCGCGCTGAAACCCAAGGCCTGCCCACGGTGTTTTCTCCGCCTTTCCCAGACCGCACCGAATACTAAGCTAAATCCCGAGTCGATTGTCAGGGCCGAACCGAATTTGACCTTTGCCGTAGTACACGTCCACTGATGGGCGACCAAAATGCAAACAACGGATGAGCCAATTCGCGTTCTGCACATCGACGACGAGCCGGACTTTGCAGAGGTTGCTGCCGAGCTTCTTGAAAAGCAAGACGACCAGTTCGATGTCGAGGCGGTGACTGACTCGGATGAAGCTCTGGCCCGCCCTATCGGCACCGAATTCGACTGTATCATCTCAGATTACGAAATGCCAGAACGGGACGGCATCGAACTCCTGAAGCGGGTACGAGATGTCTATCCAGAGCTGCCGTTCATTTTGTTCACTGCCAAAGGCAGCGAGGAAGTCGCGAGCGAAGCCATCTCCGCAGGTGTCACTGACTACCTACAAAAGGGAGCTGGGACAAGTCAGTATACGGTTCTCGCAAACCGCATTAAAAACGTTGTCAATCAGCACCGCTCACAACAAGCAGCCCAAGATGCTGAACGAAAGCTCACGCAGTTGGCAGAGCGGACCGACGACCTCCTCTTCATATTCTCGAACAGTCACAATGAGATTGGGTTCATCAATTCGGCCTACGAAGATATTTGGGGACGGGACACCGCTAGCTTGCGAGAGGACCCAGGCCAGCTCTTGAAATCCGTTATCCCCGATGACCGTGACCGGTTTTCTCAGGCTGTCGAGCGACTTTCTGCTGGCACCTCCGATGCGGTCGAATTCCGCATTGAGCGTCCCGACGGTGAAATCCGATGGATACGGTCAGAACTCAAGCCGATCTCTGACGAAGACGGCACCGTTGTCCGCATCGTCGGCGTCGGGCGGGATATTACCGAGCGCGTGGAGCGCCAGCGGGAGCTTGAGCGGGTCAAACAGCGGTACCAAGCGCTGCTTGAGAACACGATGGACGTGACTACGGTTCTCGACGGAGACGGTCGAATATCGTACCAAAGCCCGGCAGTAGAGCGACTCCTCAAATACGAGCCAGAAGAGATGGTTGGCGACGTCGTGTTTGATTATATCCACCCCGACGATCGCGAGCATGTCACCCAGCAGTTCACCGAGCTCATAGAACAGTCCGAAACAGCCACAAAAAGACTCACGTTCCGACTGCAACATTCTGACGGCACGTGGGTCTGGGTCGAAACAATCGGAAGCAATCAGACTGACACCGAGGTTGACGGATACGTCTTCAACTCTCGCGATATCACTGCTCGTGAGGAATATCGCCAGCGACTGGAGACGATGCTTGAAAACCTTCCTGGTTACGTTTACCGCCACCGCGATAAGTCGGAGTATCCCCTTGAGTTCGTCAAAGGGTCGGTCGAGGCTGTCACCGGGTATACGTCTGCGGAACTCACACAAGAAGTCGGTCTGGCTGAAGAGATTATTCACCCCGATGACCGAGCAGACGTGCGGTCTGAGAGTAGGGCAGAGTCGGATGAAAACGAGAGCTACGAACACACCTACCGGATACTCACAAAGAGCGGTGACACACGGTGGGTCTGGGAGCGCGGCCGACGTGTTCAGGATCCGGTTAGCGGAGACCCGAAACTCGAGGGATTCATCACCGATATCACCGATCAAAAAGAGCGAGAGCGGCAGCTACAGCAACAAAAACAGCAGCTCGATGAGTTCGCCAGCGTCGTCTCCCATGACCTCCAGAACCCACTGAGTGTCGCGCAAGGCCGTCTTGAGCTCATGCGCACAGAGTACGACAGCGAGCATATCGCTTCACTCGACCGCGCCCTCACACGGATGGAGACCCTCATTGATGACCTTTTAACGCTTGCTCGTGAAGGCACCCGGGTCCAAGAAACGGGTGCAGTTGATCTCGCAGAGCTCTTCGAACAGTGCTGGCAAAGCGTCTCAACAGCCGGTGCAACCCTTCATACGCAGCTTGACCGGACAGTTCACGCCGACCGAAACAGACTCGCGCAGGTGCTGGAAAATCTCTACCGAAACGCCGTTGAGCACGGCGGCAGTGACGTGCAAGTGACGGCTGGTGAACTAGATGACGGATTCTATATTGAGGATGACGGGGCAGGAATTCCTGTAGCTGAGCGTGAAAATATCTTCGAGTCTGGCCATTCGACAAACGGCGGGACAGGACTCGGACTAACAATCGTCAGACAGATTGTTGAAGCCCACGGTTGGGAGATATCTGTGACGGATGGCACGGATGGTGGCGCTCGGTTTGAGATTACGTTGTACTCCTCATCCTAACGGCCTTCAGACAAAGCTGCTCTACTATCTTCAGCAAGAATTTTTATAACGCTTATCCGAAGAATATCGGACTGTAAAGCGTCTCTGTATCCGATTTAGAAAGTCGTATCCCTTCCGAGACCGACCGGTATGTAAGATGAAGTCGTTGAAGCTCGATATGGTCCAGTACGACTGTCCGTACATTCGGACCAGTAAGAGCCACGACGTCGCTTTCCGTACGCAGCACTGGGAGTTCAACCAGGCGAACCGCACGCTTGAGACGCGATTACTCACCATCGGTGAGGACTCAGAGGAGTTACACAGCGCACTCGAGGCGCTAAACAGTTGTGAGATGCTCCAAGACTACGACTTACTCTCGCGAAAGCGGAATACGGCGCTTCTACGCTCCCGAATCGACGAAACTGATGCCATGCGAACAATCCGAAAAAACGGCGGCTATGTGACCGGACCATTCGTAATTCGAAACGGGAGCGAGATCTGGAACGTTGGCTTCGACCGGGGCCAAGCAGCCGGCGACGCTCTCTCGGAGCTGGACCGGTCAAACGAGTTCTCAATCAAAAGCGACGACTCGGTCCATATCGATGATTTCTTTGATATCCTTCAGAACGTCGAATCACTTGGTTCACTACTGAGAACCCTACAAAGCCTCACTGATAGAGAGCGGGAAACGCTTGAAACCGCAGTCGAAGACGGATACTTCGCAACACCTCGTGGAACGACACTCGACGGAATCGGAGAAGAATTCGATATCTCTAGAATGGGTGCCTCAAAGAACCTCCGACGAAGTCAACGAAAGGTCCTGCGGAAGGTCATCCACGTACTAAACGATGTTGAGGCACAGATGGAACTGCAAGAAGAAGGCCCAGAGACCCAGGAGCTGGACGAGTAACCGCCCGTTCTATCCTAAAAATTATCTGATTGGTTGATGGATTTCAGGCGCTAAGCCTTCTTCTTCTTCAAGCAGTCGCCAACGGCGGCAAGTAGGCAGGTGTAGTTCATCGGATGATTCCTTGCGGGTCGATTTCCTCACGGAGCAGCCGGAGTTGTTTGTCAGTC
It contains:
- a CDS encoding ISH6-like element ISNph3 family transposase, which codes for MHATIDVRLTVSIDDHKTIPLATLAESITDQNIESVLLEGLVESLDAARVEALCGEKHTHGNGENRFQRAGTDTRTAVTTAGEHELDLHYVKDTAADHDESSYFRPVEDVLGFDGQNRYQQDIAAKSVDLATSLSYRDAADHGDGIFERMPSPTTINRRTKEYGTKLKQFLPDCVADTDADAVIPDGTQCHSQDEDRSYHSVQATLGENTAEESRSLLDLSVNADWDETAAELEDIGAVTDDATVVSDGDSGIVTAFTDEHSDHQLDLVHVGRTLDYNLWDDGVFSLDRRNQIVSEVIEDVFHLKNSVIKHRPEEEFAAIRERITRTTERIEKTAWQLNQYGSEKAARYLRRWLPSIVRFAKQAIEGFEVPWTSNPVERLMGEVSKRCKNQWMRWTKEGLEAILQLRLVKYADPSYYQWFLDELLQRPTKTAMSCDLSIESTRGKL
- a CDS encoding hybrid sensor histidine kinase/response regulator; amino-acid sequence: MQTTDEPIRVLHIDDEPDFAEVAAELLEKQDDQFDVEAVTDSDEALARPIGTEFDCIISDYEMPERDGIELLKRVRDVYPELPFILFTAKGSEEVASEAISAGVTDYLQKGAGTSQYTVLANRIKNVVNQHRSQQAAQDAERKLTQLAERTDDLLFIFSNSHNEIGFINSAYEDIWGRDTASLREDPGQLLKSVIPDDRDRFSQAVERLSAGTSDAVEFRIERPDGEIRWIRSELKPISDEDGTVVRIVGVGRDITERVERQRELERVKQRYQALLENTMDVTTVLDGDGRISYQSPAVERLLKYEPEEMVGDVVFDYIHPDDREHVTQQFTELIEQSETATKRLTFRLQHSDGTWVWVETIGSNQTDTEVDGYVFNSRDITAREEYRQRLETMLENLPGYVYRHRDKSEYPLEFVKGSVEAVTGYTSAELTQEVGLAEEIIHPDDRADVRSESRAESDENESYEHTYRILTKSGDTRWVWERGRRVQDPVSGDPKLEGFITDITDQKERERQLQQQKQQLDEFASVVSHDLQNPLSVAQGRLELMRTEYDSEHIASLDRALTRMETLIDDLLTLAREGTRVQETGAVDLAELFEQCWQSVSTAGATLHTQLDRTVHADRNRLAQVLENLYRNAVEHGGSDVQVTAGELDDGFYIEDDGAGIPVAERENIFESGHSTNGGTGLGLTIVRQIVEAHGWEISVTDGTDGGARFEITLYSSS
- a CDS encoding helix-turn-helix domain-containing protein: MVQYDCPYIRTSKSHDVAFRTQHWEFNQANRTLETRLLTIGEDSEELHSALEALNSCEMLQDYDLLSRKRNTALLRSRIDETDAMRTIRKNGGYVTGPFVIRNGSEIWNVGFDRGQAAGDALSELDRSNEFSIKSDDSVHIDDFFDILQNVESLGSLLRTLQSLTDRERETLETAVEDGYFATPRGTTLDGIGEEFDISRMGASKNLRRSQRKVLRKVIHVLNDVEAQMELQEEGPETQELDE
- a CDS encoding MarR family transcriptional regulator, with the protein product MSSGTIDIDEFENADADDFAERNDTERIVRFLDAHDDRAWKAATIAERLELETDAVSAILSRLKDRGLVRHKRPYWAITDDTERLQSAYRLHRHHERADDQYGEERLENLQTDEMDRVQ
- a CDS encoding ribbon-helix-helix domain-containing protein gives rise to the protein MSASDDPRRVHFQSPEYLVDRLDAIAELFDKDRTDLLVEAIREYIENTADSETFQELVATKYYDDQLAFETVKQLVGAETAQRLRLLKADLEDEPLDLAAPDDVDVYDGDATAVETTADDEQ